A region from the Rhodospirillaceae bacterium genome encodes:
- a CDS encoding isochorismatase family protein, which produces MTDPSSETYVDRTYGAAGIGYGGRPGVIVVDFQTAFTEPQYALGGAPLIERAVGNTARLLDVARRANVPIASCYTAYSATGRDRPYWKVQAVIEDLVHGHPSTQLDPRIHDPSYDVAFCKSGASIFFQTPLVAFFAKERVDTVIVTGCVTSGCVRASAVDSFQWGFRTIVPEDCVGDHHEAPHRDNLRDIGRRYCDITDADSVIGWLEAWRGRNRHEPK; this is translated from the coding sequence ATGACCGACCCATCGAGCGAAACCTATGTCGACCGGACCTATGGCGCGGCCGGGATCGGCTATGGCGGCCGGCCCGGCGTCATCGTCGTCGATTTCCAGACCGCCTTCACCGAGCCGCAATACGCGCTGGGCGGCGCACCGCTGATCGAACGCGCGGTCGGCAATACCGCGCGGCTGCTGGACGTGGCGCGCCGGGCGAATGTGCCCATAGCCTCCTGCTATACCGCCTATTCGGCGACCGGCCGGGACCGGCCCTACTGGAAGGTCCAGGCGGTGATCGAAGACCTGGTGCACGGCCATCCGTCCACGCAGCTCGATCCGCGCATCCACGATCCGTCCTACGATGTCGCCTTCTGCAAGTCCGGCGCGTCGATCTTCTTCCAGACGCCGCTCGTCGCATTCTTCGCGAAAGAGCGGGTCGATACTGTGATCGTCACAGGCTGCGTGACCAGCGGCTGCGTGCGGGCGTCCGCGGTCGACAGTTTCCAGTGGGGCTTCCGGACCATCGTTCCGGAGGATTGCGTCGGCGACCATCATGAAGCGCCGCACCGCGATAATCTCCGCGACATCGGCCGGCGCTATTGTGATATTACCGACGCGGATTCGGTGATCGGCTGGCTCGAAGCGTGGCGCGGCCGCAACCGCCACGAGCCGAAATGA
- a CDS encoding type II toxin-antitoxin system VapC family toxin: protein MFVLDTNVASELMRPAPAPAVTAWVAQWDAEDLFLTAVGEAELRYGIAILPVGRRRNSLEASITRWLNLGFAERILPFDSAAARAYAEIAAVRRFAGRPIGETDCQIAAIARCRGMAVATRNVRDFADIGVEAIDPWTGV, encoded by the coding sequence ATGTTTGTGCTCGATACGAATGTGGCATCCGAACTCATGCGGCCGGCGCCTGCGCCGGCGGTTACGGCCTGGGTTGCGCAATGGGATGCAGAAGACCTGTTTTTGACTGCGGTCGGCGAAGCAGAACTGCGCTACGGCATCGCCATCCTGCCGGTCGGCCGACGCAGAAACTCGCTTGAAGCTTCGATCACCCGGTGGCTCAACCTGGGATTTGCCGAGCGCATTCTGCCGTTCGACAGCGCCGCCGCCCGCGCCTATGCGGAAATTGCCGCCGTTCGCCGATTCGCCGGCCGGCCGATCGGCGAGACGGACTGCCAGATCGCCGCGATCGCCCGCTGCCGAGGCATGGCCGTAGCGACGCGCAACGTCCGCGATTTCGCCGATATTGGCGTCGAGGCAATCGACCCTTGGACGGGCGTGTAA
- a CDS encoding plasmid stabilization protein has translation MASITIRRLDDDVKIRLRIRAAGNGRSMEEEARVILREAVNDKKERPKDLAEFTRECFASLGGLDLELPPRGPMRDPPDFR, from the coding sequence ATGGCGAGCATCACGATCCGAAGACTCGACGACGACGTGAAGATCCGTCTGCGCATCCGGGCGGCCGGGAACGGCCGGTCAATGGAAGAAGAGGCGCGGGTGATCCTGCGCGAAGCGGTGAACGACAAGAAAGAGCGCCCCAAGGACCTGGCTGAATTCACCCGGGAATGCTTCGCGTCCCTCGGCGGTCTAGACCTCGAACTGCCGCCGCGCGGGCCGATGCGCGATCCGCCGGACTTCAGGTGA
- a CDS encoding ABC transporter permease: MLQTAPAHAKQHHRGLIGDQPAPPAMDIVRVKKTKRDQMIHPGWLVAPASLWLIVFLVVPLIGIVVFSFWTPVRGGMTPDFTLINFGNFFRQEGFFDPEHRNFLKLSIFITTLWTTFRFTFTVMVVCLIIGYPIAFFLAMQVKNFKWQLALFLVAMVPFWTSYLIRAVAWLPMLGRRGLFNKMLMNLGVIDKPSSFFLYSEFGYTMALAQLYVVLCVGPIFFSLAKIDKDILEAARDMGASNFQVFREIILPLSLPGVAIGMIFLFVMLMGEFATAVVVYGGKTSTTGTVILNYYGTANYPFAAVNAIMLMIAMMIGVFFILRVVDIRKEL; encoded by the coding sequence ATGCTTCAGACCGCGCCAGCGCATGCAAAACAGCATCACCGCGGCCTGATCGGCGACCAGCCGGCGCCGCCGGCGATGGACATCGTCCGCGTCAAGAAGACCAAGCGCGACCAGATGATCCATCCGGGCTGGCTGGTCGCACCGGCAAGCCTCTGGCTGATCGTCTTTCTCGTGGTGCCGCTGATCGGCATCGTGGTGTTCAGCTTCTGGACGCCGGTCAGGGGCGGCATGACGCCCGACTTCACGCTCATCAATTTCGGCAACTTCTTCCGCCAGGAAGGGTTCTTCGACCCCGAGCACCGCAATTTCCTGAAGCTGAGCATTTTCATCACGACCCTGTGGACGACCTTCCGCTTTACATTCACCGTGATGGTCGTCTGCCTGATCATCGGCTACCCGATCGCCTTTTTCCTGGCGATGCAGGTCAAGAATTTCAAATGGCAGCTTGCGCTGTTCCTGGTCGCCATGGTGCCGTTTTGGACCAGCTACCTGATCCGCGCCGTGGCCTGGCTGCCGATGCTCGGCCGGCGCGGCCTGTTCAACAAGATGCTGATGAATCTGGGCGTCATCGACAAGCCGAGTTCTTTCTTCCTGTATTCCGAGTTCGGCTACACGATGGCGCTGGCGCAGCTTTATGTCGTGCTGTGCGTCGGGCCGATCTTCTTTTCGCTCGCCAAGATCGACAAGGATATCCTGGAAGCGGCGCGGGACATGGGGGCGAGCAATTTCCAGGTCTTCCGTGAAATCATCCTGCCGCTGTCCCTGCCCGGCGTCGCCATCGGCATGATCTTCCTGTTCGTCATGCTGATGGGCGAGTTTGCCACCGCCGTCGTGGTCTATGGCGGCAAAACCTCGACCACCGGCACGGTGATCCTGAACTACTACGGGACCGCCAACTATCCGTTCGCGGCCGTGAACGCGATCATGCTGATGATCGCGATGATGATCGGCGTGTTCTTCATCCTGCGCGTCGTCGACATCCGCAAGGAGCTGTAG
- a CDS encoding ABC transporter ATP-binding protein, with protein MTDHDVVLEGVNKTFPGNVRAVIDFNCEIRHGEFVAMLGPSGCGKTTTLRMIGGLEEVTSGKIWLAGTDVTDLPPSQRNTSMMFQSFALFPHRNVLQNVEFSLKMQGVPREERARRTRDMVDMVGLTPLADRRPHDLSGGQQQRVALARALISEPTVLLLDEPLGALDYNLRQSMIIELKKIQRDTGITFIMVTHSQEEAMSMADKVIVMSDALIQQTGTSREIYESPRTSFVASFIGNNNLIRGIVRSRSGSIVLVEAHGKMFYVRVPDYIATVHVDREAHFSVRADLMHTGDHPDMANRVEGKYVTTEFRGSLETDVFEIAPEAYVSVEQHRGVHDRMYDPGERETICWPADAGVLLEQNP; from the coding sequence ATGACCGACCACGACGTCGTCCTGGAGGGGGTGAACAAGACCTTTCCGGGCAACGTACGCGCGGTGATCGACTTCAACTGTGAAATCCGGCACGGCGAGTTCGTCGCAATGCTGGGGCCGAGCGGCTGCGGCAAGACGACGACCCTGCGCATGATCGGCGGGCTGGAGGAAGTGACCAGCGGCAAAATCTGGCTCGCCGGCACCGACGTGACCGACCTGCCGCCGTCCCAGCGCAACACCTCCATGATGTTCCAGAGTTTCGCGCTGTTCCCGCACCGAAACGTGCTTCAGAATGTCGAGTTCAGCCTGAAGATGCAGGGCGTGCCCAGGGAGGAGCGGGCGCGCCGGACCCGGGATATGGTGGACATGGTCGGCCTCACGCCGCTCGCCGACCGCCGGCCGCACGATCTCTCCGGCGGTCAGCAGCAGCGCGTCGCACTCGCCCGGGCGCTGATCAGCGAGCCGACGGTGCTGCTGCTCGACGAGCCGCTCGGCGCGCTGGACTACAATCTGCGCCAGTCGATGATCATCGAGCTGAAGAAGATTCAGCGCGACACCGGCATCACCTTCATCATGGTGACCCATTCGCAGGAGGAGGCCATGTCGATGGCCGACAAGGTGATCGTGATGAGCGACGCACTGATCCAGCAGACCGGCACGTCGCGGGAAATCTACGAGTCGCCGCGCACCAGCTTCGTCGCCTCCTTCATCGGCAACAACAATCTGATCCGGGGCATTGTGCGCTCGCGTTCCGGCTCCATCGTGCTCGTTGAGGCCCACGGCAAGATGTTCTACGTCCGGGTGCCGGACTATATCGCCACCGTCCATGTCGACCGCGAGGCGCATTTCTCGGTGCGCGCCGACCTGATGCACACCGGCGACCATCCGGACATGGCGAACCGGGTCGAGGGCAAGTACGTCACCACCGAGTTCCGGGGATCGCTGGAGACCGACGTGTTCGAGATTGCGCCGGAGGCCTACGTCTCGGTCGAGCAGCACCGCGGCGTCCACGACCGCATGTACGATCCCGGCGAGCGCGAGACCATCTGCTGGCCCGCCGACGCGGGGGTGCTGCTGGAGCAGAACCCTTAA
- a CDS encoding ABC transporter permease — protein MARWTRRRTKALAVKTGFSVYYILFIIFIFGPMIAMFALSFQGRRGGTSFPMRGFSTYWWEKLLEPSSIGDLQGALARSIILALVVMVITALFSTMLAMAFRRKFRGSNLLFYTIMLGLMVPGVLLSLGLATLLQQIGIPPAWWSSGLGVHVVWTLPFGFLVMMAVFNRFDSSLEEAARDMGAGEWTVFREITLPLILPGIVAAGLFGFTLSYDEFARTTLLSGEYNTLPLDINASMTQRIRPTLFALGTASTIFSFCLIGLFIVVYTILYRRAR, from the coding sequence ATGGCACGCTGGACCAGGCGGAGGACGAAGGCGCTGGCCGTGAAGACCGGCTTCAGCGTCTATTACATCCTGTTCATCATCTTCATTTTCGGGCCGATGATCGCGATGTTCGCCCTGTCCTTCCAGGGCCGGCGCGGCGGCACCAGCTTTCCCATGCGCGGTTTCAGCACCTACTGGTGGGAAAAGCTGCTGGAGCCGTCCTCGATCGGCGACCTGCAGGGCGCGCTCGCGCGGTCGATCATCCTGGCGCTCGTCGTGATGGTCATCACGGCGCTGTTCTCGACCATGCTGGCGATGGCGTTCCGGCGCAAGTTCCGGGGCTCCAACCTGCTGTTCTACACGATCATGCTGGGCCTGATGGTGCCCGGCGTGCTGCTCAGCCTGGGCCTCGCCACCCTGTTGCAGCAGATCGGCATTCCGCCGGCCTGGTGGTCGTCGGGCCTGGGCGTCCATGTCGTCTGGACCCTGCCGTTCGGCTTTCTCGTGATGATGGCGGTGTTCAACCGGTTCGACAGCAGCTTGGAGGAGGCCGCCCGGGACATGGGCGCCGGCGAATGGACGGTGTTCCGCGAGATCACCCTGCCGCTCATCCTGCCCGGCATCGTCGCCGCCGGCCTGTTCGGCTTTACCCTGTCCTACGACGAGTTCGCCCGGACGACCCTGCTGTCGGGCGAGTACAATACCCTGCCGCTGGACATTAACGCCTCGATGACCCAGCGCATCCGACCGACCCTGTTCGCGCTCGGCACTGCCTCCACCATCTTCTCCTTCTGCCTGATCGGGCTGTTCATCGTGGTCTACACCATCCTGTACCGGCGGGCGCGGTAA
- a CDS encoding SPFH domain-containing protein has translation MVENIIVGIVLAIIVVAIIYILSIWVYKRAPSNMGFIRTGFLGTKVCLGRGAIVLPVFHEVTWVSLETIKLIVSRSRDQAILTHDNVRVDVGAELYTHVGRTEQELLTAGRSLGEKTFDPEKVRSLLEAKVVGALRSYAATKSLKELHENREAMAEAIKANVTESFNANGLTLEEVTVVTLEQTGKEHFKTDNVFDAEGLKIITEITSDARRKVHDTEKRTTVAIRQKDLDTQLELLEIERQEATARANQDKAVSNEEALQMREKQVFILNQRKAVEEQEIGNEVELEKMRTDRELAITEEAQKREASEIQKALKLEQERRDKEIAIIAKAKEEELAEIDRALAREKAEKDKQIGLIQKEVERQKADIAQATAVAAEEEAARIERHKAAEQAALETRRLSLATRLNLLELDKEEEFASANQEQEVSNEKARTMSESQRFIIEQRWTVQQEEIDKERALEAARIEKDAAIIDEGTKKEAAEIKRLLAVELEEREREIALIGKEQEREAVDIRRFLAREVEERNREIALEEKTRELEAAEAGRLATTADRVRATHAAEAAGHLADAETEKEIRRIEAEKQATAERIAEEAKAQIASMHMVTQSEARQQAAEREAAATLTKANANSEAQKITAEGVEREAGARGRAEMEIEALRVQRTEEKLKAEAAGMEAKADALKKYNEAAMFLELSKLFIEAERDVHIDQAKAMGNALEGAHIRMYGGSNDGTMDTIRGLFNSGFGLGEAMEGLAHSMPDGLRDRFNANGLRGLFGRPADSGLLLQTHGQLKVLVERELGTAAARQAPLGEAVGKLEEAAGSDPAQQRAVGLLKQVVAEGDFADVPFETIWSLLSALTERTD, from the coding sequence ATGGTTGAGAACATCATCGTCGGCATCGTGCTGGCGATCATCGTCGTCGCGATCATCTACATCCTGTCGATCTGGGTGTATAAGCGCGCGCCGTCGAACATGGGCTTCATTCGCACCGGCTTCCTCGGCACCAAGGTGTGCCTGGGCCGCGGCGCGATCGTCCTGCCCGTCTTCCATGAGGTGACCTGGGTCTCGCTCGAGACGATCAAGCTGATCGTCAGCCGCTCGCGCGACCAGGCGATTCTGACCCACGACAACGTCCGCGTCGACGTCGGAGCGGAACTCTACACCCATGTCGGCCGGACCGAGCAGGAACTGCTGACCGCCGGGCGCAGCCTGGGCGAGAAAACCTTCGATCCGGAGAAGGTGCGCAGCCTGCTCGAAGCCAAGGTGGTCGGCGCCCTGCGCAGCTATGCCGCCACCAAGTCGCTCAAGGAACTGCACGAGAACCGCGAAGCGATGGCCGAGGCGATCAAGGCCAACGTGACCGAAAGCTTCAACGCCAACGGCCTGACGCTGGAAGAGGTCACCGTCGTCACCCTGGAACAGACCGGCAAGGAGCATTTCAAGACCGACAACGTGTTCGACGCCGAAGGCCTGAAAATCATCACCGAGATCACCAGCGACGCGCGGCGCAAGGTCCACGACACCGAGAAGCGCACCACGGTCGCGATCCGGCAGAAGGATCTGGATACCCAGCTCGAACTGCTCGAGATCGAGCGCCAGGAGGCGACCGCGCGCGCCAACCAGGACAAGGCGGTCTCCAACGAGGAAGCCCTGCAGATGCGCGAGAAGCAGGTCTTCATCCTCAATCAGCGCAAGGCGGTGGAAGAGCAGGAGATCGGCAACGAGGTCGAGCTCGAAAAGATGCGCACCGACCGCGAACTGGCGATCACGGAAGAGGCCCAGAAGCGCGAGGCGTCGGAGATCCAGAAGGCTCTGAAGCTGGAGCAGGAGCGCCGCGACAAGGAAATCGCCATCATCGCCAAGGCCAAGGAAGAGGAGCTGGCCGAAATCGACCGCGCGCTGGCGCGCGAGAAGGCGGAGAAGGACAAGCAGATCGGCCTGATCCAGAAGGAGGTCGAGCGCCAGAAGGCCGACATCGCCCAGGCGACGGCTGTGGCCGCCGAGGAGGAAGCCGCGCGCATCGAACGCCACAAAGCGGCCGAACAGGCGGCGCTGGAGACCCGCCGGCTGAGCCTCGCGACCCGGCTGAACCTGCTGGAACTGGACAAGGAGGAGGAGTTCGCCTCCGCCAACCAGGAGCAGGAAGTCTCCAACGAGAAGGCGCGGACGATGAGCGAATCCCAGCGCTTCATCATCGAGCAGCGCTGGACCGTGCAGCAGGAGGAGATCGACAAGGAACGCGCCCTGGAGGCGGCGCGCATCGAGAAAGACGCGGCGATCATCGACGAGGGCACCAAGAAGGAGGCCGCCGAGATCAAGCGCCTGCTCGCCGTCGAACTGGAGGAGCGGGAGCGGGAAATCGCCCTGATCGGCAAGGAGCAGGAACGCGAGGCGGTCGATATCCGGCGCTTCCTGGCGCGCGAAGTCGAGGAGCGCAACCGGGAGATCGCACTGGAGGAGAAGACGCGGGAGTTGGAGGCGGCCGAAGCGGGCCGGCTGGCGACGACCGCAGACCGTGTCCGCGCGACCCATGCCGCCGAGGCCGCCGGCCATCTCGCCGACGCCGAGACGGAAAAGGAAATCCGGCGCATCGAAGCCGAGAAGCAGGCCACGGCCGAGCGGATCGCCGAAGAGGCCAAGGCGCAGATCGCCAGCATGCACATGGTGACCCAGTCCGAGGCGCGCCAGCAGGCGGCGGAGCGCGAGGCCGCGGCCACGTTGACCAAGGCCAACGCCAACAGCGAGGCGCAGAAGATCACCGCCGAGGGCGTCGAGCGCGAGGCCGGCGCCCGCGGCCGGGCCGAAATGGAGATCGAGGCGCTGCGCGTCCAGCGGACCGAGGAGAAGCTGAAGGCCGAGGCGGCCGGCATGGAGGCCAAGGCCGACGCGCTCAAGAAGTACAACGAGGCCGCAATGTTCCTGGAGCTTTCGAAGCTCTTCATCGAGGCGGAGCGCGACGTCCATATCGACCAGGCAAAGGCCATGGGCAACGCCCTGGAAGGCGCGCATATCCGCATGTATGGCGGTAGCAACGACGGCACGATGGACACGATCCGCGGCTTGTTCAACTCCGGCTTCGGCCTGGGCGAGGCGATGGAGGGGCTGGCCCATTCGATGCCGGACGGCCTGCGCGACCGCTTCAACGCCAACGGGCTGCGCGGCCTGTTCGGCCGGCCGGCGGACAGCGGCCTTCTGCTCCAGACCCACGGGCAACTCAAGGTTCTGGTCGAGCGCGAACTGGGCACCGCGGCGGCTCGGCAGGCGCCGCTCGGCGAGGCGGTCGGCAAGCTGGAAGAGGCGGCCGGCAGCGATCCGGCGCAGCAGCGCGCCGTCGGCCTGCTCAAACAGGTCGTAGCCGAAGGCGATTTCGCCGACGTGCCGTTCGAGACGATCTGGTCGCTGCTGAGCGCGCTGACGGAAAGGACCGACTGA
- a CDS encoding amidase, translated as MTDLTWMPIADLAENIRKKRVSPVEAVQACLDRIERLNDGLRAFISVYPDLALADARAAEAAVMAGDDLGPLHGVPLAIKDLFAVRGMARTCGSRLIAEGPGTADAESVAALRTAGGIVVGLANLHEFAFGPTGINPHFGTAKNPWDRSKVCGGSSSGSGCAVAAGLVPGAMGTDTGGSVRIPAALCGIVGLKPTHLRVSQQGIYPLAGEFDTGGPMTRSVADTALMMQALDPEGGFAGHRARPSLEGIRIGVAETLFDSAVDPDIDRHCRAAIAVLEALGAETERLDLPFADDAVAAWTTISLGRVYALHGARAEAADTKLSPSVRERVLTGRDISSADVDKALTIQQAVQAQVSDLMQRFDAFVLPTTPIPAVDANDGQGILDGAPVDGTAALGRLARMASFTGQPAVSVPSGLTSGGLPAGLQLIGDWNADAKLLEIAACYEAAGGWAGRRPPMADAEEKRAG; from the coding sequence ATGACGGACCTGACATGGATGCCGATTGCCGACCTGGCGGAGAACATCCGGAAGAAGCGGGTTTCGCCGGTCGAGGCGGTGCAGGCCTGCCTCGACCGGATCGAGCGGCTGAACGACGGGCTGCGCGCTTTTATCTCGGTCTATCCGGACCTGGCGCTGGCCGACGCCCGCGCCGCCGAGGCTGCGGTCATGGCAGGCGACGATCTCGGCCCGCTGCACGGCGTGCCGCTGGCCATCAAGGACCTGTTCGCCGTGCGCGGCATGGCGCGGACCTGCGGCTCGCGCCTGATTGCCGAAGGTCCGGGCACCGCGGACGCCGAATCCGTCGCCGCCCTGCGCACGGCGGGCGGCATCGTCGTCGGCCTCGCCAATCTGCACGAATTCGCCTTCGGCCCGACCGGGATCAACCCGCATTTCGGCACGGCGAAGAATCCGTGGGACCGCAGCAAGGTGTGCGGCGGATCGAGCAGCGGATCGGGCTGCGCCGTGGCGGCCGGACTGGTTCCCGGCGCCATGGGCACGGATACCGGCGGTTCCGTGCGCATCCCGGCGGCGTTGTGCGGCATCGTGGGCCTGAAGCCGACCCACCTGCGCGTCAGCCAGCAGGGTATCTATCCGCTCGCCGGCGAATTCGATACCGGCGGACCGATGACCCGCTCGGTCGCCGACACCGCCCTGATGATGCAAGCGCTCGATCCGGAAGGCGGGTTTGCCGGGCATCGGGCAAGGCCGTCGCTCGAAGGCATCCGGATCGGCGTTGCGGAAACCCTGTTCGACAGCGCCGTCGATCCGGATATCGACAGGCACTGCCGGGCAGCCATTGCCGTTCTCGAAGCGCTCGGCGCGGAGACCGAGCGCCTCGACCTGCCATTCGCAGACGATGCGGTGGCGGCCTGGACGACGATCTCCCTCGGCCGGGTCTACGCCCTGCACGGCGCGCGCGCCGAGGCGGCGGACACCAAGCTCTCGCCCAGCGTCCGCGAACGCGTTCTCACCGGCCGGGACATATCCTCAGCGGATGTCGACAAGGCACTGACGATCCAGCAGGCAGTGCAAGCGCAGGTATCGGACCTCATGCAGCGGTTCGACGCCTTCGTCCTGCCGACGACGCCGATTCCGGCGGTCGACGCCAACGACGGGCAGGGCATCCTGGACGGCGCCCCGGTGGACGGTACGGCGGCGCTCGGGCGGTTGGCCCGCATGGCGTCCTTCACCGGCCAGCCGGCGGTCTCGGTTCCCAGCGGCCTGACATCCGGCGGATTGCCGGCCGGGCTGCAACTGATCGGCGACTGGAACGCCGACGCGAAACTGCTCGAAATCGCGGCCTGCTATGAAGCCGCGGGCGGCTGGGCCGGCCGGCGCCCGCCGATGGCCGACGCGGAAGAAAAGCGGGCAGGCTAA
- a CDS encoding extracellular solute-binding protein has product MTMPRKPTLHEMKTGLSRRRFVLTTAGAAAAGTMTGAPAIVYGAESVRTIGLGVSIINEIQSRASKDTGDKIRGQALGYGAMVGKMLNQNDQYEVAEGYFNDMDLMIPAKVWQPIDTKRIKNWDKVSNLTKTGRLTPGSSLGQGDAPFRHLWLNADGSRADGPSRYISMLPGWHNADSIGYNPEETGRKIESWAELFHADFRGKVALVNAPQIGTMDAAMAVEAMGLMKFGNKGDMTRAEIDQLVNFLIKKKKEGHFRAFWETFGQSVNLMVSGEVAIQSMWSPAVTAVKAEGVPCIYAAPKEGMRGWHGGCAISAKVTGKKLDAAYEYLNWWLDGWGGAFVARQGYYMSVWSNVKDHLSQEEWDFWYLGKPAAKELNDPFGTPIVKKGEIRDGGSYEARFKNIAVWNSLMKENDYLVKRWTEFLSA; this is encoded by the coding sequence ATGACCATGCCGAGAAAACCGACATTGCACGAGATGAAGACCGGCCTGTCGCGTCGCCGTTTCGTGCTGACAACCGCAGGCGCCGCCGCGGCCGGAACCATGACCGGTGCGCCGGCCATCGTCTATGGCGCCGAATCTGTCCGGACCATCGGCCTCGGCGTCAGCATCATCAACGAGATCCAGAGCCGGGCGTCGAAGGACACCGGCGACAAGATCCGCGGCCAGGCGCTCGGCTACGGCGCCATGGTCGGCAAGATGCTGAACCAGAACGACCAGTACGAGGTCGCCGAAGGCTACTTCAACGACATGGATCTGATGATCCCGGCGAAAGTCTGGCAGCCGATCGACACCAAGCGCATCAAGAACTGGGACAAGGTCTCGAACCTGACCAAGACCGGCCGCCTGACACCGGGCTCGAGCCTGGGACAGGGCGATGCGCCGTTCCGCCATCTCTGGCTGAACGCGGACGGCAGCCGGGCCGACGGGCCGTCGCGCTACATCTCCATGCTGCCGGGCTGGCACAACGCCGATTCGATCGGCTACAACCCGGAGGAGACCGGCCGCAAGATCGAGAGCTGGGCCGAGCTGTTCCACGCCGACTTCAGGGGCAAGGTCGCGCTGGTGAACGCGCCGCAGATCGGCACCATGGACGCCGCCATGGCCGTCGAGGCCATGGGCCTGATGAAGTTCGGCAACAAGGGCGACATGACCCGGGCCGAGATCGACCAGCTGGTCAACTTCCTGATCAAGAAGAAGAAGGAGGGCCATTTCCGCGCCTTCTGGGAAACCTTTGGCCAGTCGGTCAACCTGATGGTGAGCGGCGAAGTCGCGATCCAGAGCATGTGGTCGCCGGCGGTTACCGCCGTGAAGGCCGAGGGCGTGCCCTGCATCTACGCGGCGCCGAAGGAAGGCATGCGCGGCTGGCACGGCGGCTGCGCCATCTCCGCCAAGGTCACCGGCAAGAAGCTTGACGCCGCCTATGAGTATCTCAACTGGTGGCTGGACGGCTGGGGCGGCGCCTTCGTCGCCCGCCAGGGCTACTACATGTCGGTGTGGAGCAACGTGAAGGACCATCTCTCGCAGGAGGAATGGGACTTCTGGTACCTCGGCAAGCCCGCCGCCAAGGAGCTGAACGATCCGTTCGGCACGCCGATCGTCAAGAAAGGCGAAATACGCGACGGCGGTTCCTACGAGGCGCGCTTCAAGAATATCGCGGTCTGGAACTCGCTCATGAAGGAGAACGACTACCTCGTGAAGCGCTGGACCGAGTTCCTGAGCGCCTGA
- a CDS encoding acyl-CoA dehydrogenase family protein, protein MTMPTDPPRTLFSPDHEMFRASVQSFLEAEVVPHYADWEEAGYTPRDIWLRAGEMGLLGTGIPEEYGGAGGDFLWDAIVIEELGRYGLAAPAWDMHGHIIAPMIAAHGTGEQKRRILPAMAAGESIFCIGLTEPGGGSDLAALRTRATESGNGFLVNGSKIFITNGHIADYILLAANRHPDRGAKGVSLFVVPLDSDGVTRGRNLKKIGNKAQDTAELFFDDVRLPGSALLGASEQGWSQLMHGLARERMVTAVRSMTIAEVALEQTVAYTKNRTAFGQRVFDFQNTQFKLAELATACTAMRPFVDRLIRLLAADELSAELAAMAKLAATELADRVLDECLQLHGGHGYMWETPIARAWADARVHRIYAGTNEIMKYIIGRSL, encoded by the coding sequence ATGACCATGCCGACCGACCCGCCCCGCACGCTGTTCTCGCCGGACCACGAGATGTTCCGCGCTTCCGTGCAGTCGTTTCTGGAAGCCGAGGTCGTCCCGCATTACGCGGACTGGGAGGAAGCCGGATATACGCCGCGGGATATCTGGCTGCGGGCCGGCGAGATGGGTCTGCTCGGCACCGGCATACCCGAGGAATACGGCGGCGCCGGCGGCGATTTCCTCTGGGACGCCATCGTCATAGAGGAACTCGGCCGATACGGCCTCGCGGCGCCGGCCTGGGACATGCACGGACACATCATCGCGCCGATGATCGCCGCCCACGGCACCGGGGAGCAGAAGCGCAGAATCCTGCCGGCGATGGCGGCCGGGGAATCGATCTTCTGCATCGGACTGACCGAGCCCGGCGGGGGCAGCGACCTCGCCGCGCTGCGGACCCGCGCAACGGAGTCCGGCAACGGCTTCCTCGTGAACGGCTCCAAGATCTTCATTACCAACGGCCACATCGCCGATTACATTCTCCTGGCGGCGAACCGCCATCCGGACCGCGGTGCGAAGGGGGTATCCCTGTTTGTCGTGCCGCTCGATTCGGACGGCGTCACCCGCGGCCGGAATCTGAAAAAGATCGGCAACAAGGCGCAGGACACCGCCGAACTCTTCTTCGACGACGTTCGCCTGCCGGGATCGGCGCTGCTCGGCGCTTCGGAGCAGGGCTGGAGCCAGCTCATGCACGGCCTGGCCCGCGAACGGATGGTCACCGCCGTCCGGTCCATGACGATCGCCGAGGTCGCGCTCGAGCAGACCGTCGCCTACACCAAGAATCGAACCGCCTTCGGCCAGAGGGTCTTCGATTTTCAGAACACCCAGTTCAAGCTCGCCGAACTGGCGACGGCCTGCACGGCCATGCGCCCCTTCGTCGACCGGTTGATCCGGTTGCTGGCCGCGGACGAACTGAGCGCAGAACTCGCAGCGATGGCGAAACTCGCGGCCACGGAACTTGCAGACCGGGTGCTCGACGAATGTCTGCAACTCCATGGCGGGCATGGCTACATGTGGGAAACGCCGATCGCCCGGGCCTGGGCGGACGCCCGCGTGCACCGGATCTACGCCGGCACCAACGAGATCATGAAATATATTATCGGGCGATCGCTGTAG